The DNA segment ATAgcattctcctcttctttctctctcagtGCTGCTTCTGCCTTGCTCATCTGACTCTTAAATTCGGCCAGAATAGAGGGGTGAATCTGAGGAGACTCATTGTTGTTGGTGTCCTGCAAGACGAAACTCCAACCCTTTTAACAGGGAGCACAAATATACATATAAGTTGCAATCTCTAAATCTTGATCAAAGTCAACTGCTTAGTTGGATCTAAAGAAACAACACTGCAGTGGCCAATAGTTCAAAAAAGGACATTAAAAACATTTGCTATTTGCAAAAAAATATGAAAGTTTGCATCCAGATATTTGCGGCACTGAATAGCTTCATCGTTTACATGAGTAATTTGAAATAATGTTTTCATCTTAACCAGAAACCCTAGCCCAAAAAACCAGAAGATGAATAATTTCTATGGAGAACGAGGGAAAACAAAATCAAACAAATGCACAACATCATCCTTAGTGATCAGTAATAGTCCATGAAACTGGAATAAAGTACCTTAACATGAATGACCTTTGACACGTCCACTTTCTTTAAGACCGTAAAATGCTTCCTGGCAAGACAACCACGAATAACTGCAGAAGAGTGAAAATTCATGATCAGGGCAAATATccaaaagcaaaaaagaaaatgtaCTTGAAATGTATGAATATGTTACCGGACTGCAAAAATATGATATCCTTCTGCTGATTTTTGAACACAGTTCTAGCAAGCCACAGCCTCACATGCTTTTGGATAAAAACAGCTGCCCTCCATCTCTTCATCAAGAATTCAAAATTATGCCTTGCTCTTTCACCTCTTACAACTGTTTTTTTAGCACACATTTCCAATAAAAACATTTAGGATCAGTGGAACCTTTCCCTAGAGAAAAAATGGCTTCTGTCTTTGACATAAAAGAAGATAAAAGCATCTAGGATTACTCTAAGATCCATTTAACCAGATAAAAGCATCGATTGAGACAAGTGCAAATATAACATTGCCCTATTGTTAGGCTGCTAGATTATCTAGTGTTATATAAAGTTTGCTTAAAGATATATGAGCTTCAGAAAAGCAAATTGTGGAGTTTTCTATACTATGCACGTACATGATTGCAGTGTAGTTGCACCCCCCTTCAGCTGTTGATAGCGAGAACGAGCCCGAACACCACGATAGTTCTTCTGAACCCAGAGGATACCCTGCAATGTTTGATTTCCAGCATCTCCTAATCCAGCAACCTGTGGCAATTATATACGAGATAAAGCTGAAAGTAAAAGACATCTTGTAATGCCAGAAGATAAAAGGACCCGATAGATAATATGTTAACTGATTGTTATGGATGATTGCTTGTCAATGATGTATACCATTTTTTCATCCAAGTTCAAGCAAACTCAATTCACTGACAAGTAATTTAAATTGGATCCGCATAAGCCGATGAGACAGGAAATTATGAGAAAAGTATTAAAAACAAATTGGCAAAAACAATCACTAGAAATAATAGTTGAAACAAACTCAATAGTTTCTCCTATTTCTGTTATTTCTTAAAATGCTCCTACATCTTTTTATGAGACAACATATTAGCAGTAAAATGCAAAAACACATACAATCTAATAACGTCTTCTAATTCTCAACAATTTTACAAATTTATAGGTTACTTTCTTGTTATATTGGCATATTAGCAAACTCAATTCACTGACAAGTAATTTAAATTGGATCCGCATAAGCCTATGAGACAGGCAATTATGAGAAAAGTATTGAAAACAAATTAGAAATAATAGTTGAAACAAACTCTCCTATTTATGTCATTTCTTAAAATGCTCCTACATCTTTTTATGAGACAACATATTAGCAGTAAAATGCAAAAACACATATAATCTATAACATCTTCTAATTCTCAACAATTTTACAGATTTATAAGTTACTTTCTTATTATATTGCCTACTAATCATGCTAATATAGTTGACTCATTGGTAATATGTGCACATAACACTATAAACAAGCAACAGTGATTACCTCGTTCATGGCATATTTGATGGTACCACCACAGTCTATACTATTATTTGTCACAACTAGTGGTGGCAAATCTGTGCCATCAGCAACCTGAACTCTTTCCTCGTAGCTTACCAGGTTTGGCATCTTAATGTATGCAGATTCTACCAGTTGCTCCACATCTGAAATGATCTTGCTTCCAAAAACTTCGTTTTTGAGCACCACATTGATACCACTCCTTCGTGTCTGCTCCTCTTTCTTGTCTTCCCAGTTCATGGATTTGGTCAACAAGCTTCTGGCTGCACTACTTTCAAGCTTAAGATTCACAGGCAACGACCGTTTCGAAGTGGGCAGCCGCCCTCTCGAGGTCGGCCGGACAGGCAAAGCAGGTGGCAGATCCTTGGGCCGCTCATCCCTCTGCCTGATGGCATCCAGCATTATCTCCAGCGAGCTTCGAACGACCATAGGAGCCATTGCATTAGCCGACAGCTCAATCAAGAAGCCCCCAAATCCACGGAAACACACCACCGGAATCCAAGATTCCACGATCTAGCACCATAAAGAGCGATTCCGGAGTCAAAAAACGCATATTTCTCACAAAAATCAAAATTTCGATAAGAATCAAGACGGAAAAAGAGAATCGATCAGGACCTGAAACCGACTCCTCTTCAAGCAAGCGTAAACGACGAAAGAAGCGGAAAAGCGGAGGTCGTTCGAATCGAAGACCCGAGCCCTGACCTCAATCTCCACCGGCCGCGGACCTTTGGGGATTCGAAGCGCTGCCTTCCAAGCGAGAAATCAGGGTCTTGCTCCGCCGAAGATTCAAACTTGCGGACCCAGTCGACACCACGCTCTCCACCTCCCTCTCCGAAGGAATAAAAGACCGCAAGAAAGGCAAAAGCTGTCGTCTTTCGAGAAAATTACAACGAGTGCCACCACACACTGCAGGCTTTGGCTCGCAGATGGCACTTTCGTTAATATCTGAACCTCGATGGCTCAATTCATCTCGAGTTGCACCGAAGCGCCGAGGAGTTTTGGCAGCGTCTCCAACGGCACGAACGTGTGTGAAATGACCCCACTGCCCCTATCATCTCCCGTTAGTGCTCGAGCATTACCCTATCAACAAATTGTAATGTTGTTTTCCTAATTAAGATTAATAGATGAATCATCAATAAAATAAGGCAATGGATGTGCATTGGCAATCGATCAAGATTCCTATAATTTTCTATTGAGATGATTTAGAATTGGATTTATATATCATTTAGTTGAATGCAAGCGAGAAATAACTATTTCATATGATTAATATTGATCGTTAATGTGACGTAGtaaaatcatttatttttttaagtattatcatatttagaagagaaaaaaatatatgaagattACGTCGTGTGCATCTTTCTATCAAATCGATTATGATTTATTgattatggatgaaaaacactcgaaagatatttttaattttagtttAGTAAGCTCAAAACGAAGATGAACTTGAAAGACTCTTTTATATGATATCGGTTTTATAATAATCAATTTaatgagaaaatattttttaaaatgatatatttatgtatgatgttaaataatttttttattatttttgaattgatCGAAATAATGAACATAATCTAAGGTTTCAATTTGTGGTGGTAATTAAAATGGTTTTAAGAGTCAACCCTACAAAATTTAATATTGATCAACCCAAAATTCAAGGAGACTCAAAACCCCAATGGATTAAAATAGTCACTATTTGTGGAGGAGTAGCTTTGGGGGGAGGAGGGGAAGCTCTCTTTTGCTTTAGCATCGTAATGATGGCCATAACATGCGTTCCTTCCTCGGCTTTGAGGAaagcatgtagtaggagttggtaGTACTATTTAGAGTGTTTACCTTTTGACCTTCTTCACCAACCATATCAAAATACTTTGATCATCTTTGATTCCACCAAATGTTGGTGCATTAGCAAGCAACGTGGTGACATCTCCatcgattcttcttcttcttcttcttctctcactaACCCATTGTTTGAGGAAGATGTGGGATGAATATTAGACATGATACAAATCTCAACACTCGTTTTATGATTAGATTTTTGTGGGCATAGTGTTTGGTGGGGTTTGGTCTCATCCAAaacacctctctctttctctctctctctctctctctctctctctctctgatctaACCTAGATTTATGCAAGAGATTGGGTCTAGAATGGATAGAAATAAAAGATTAAAACTACTAAtgaaatttatgaaataattgaAGTGAAAATAAGTGAAACCTTGCATTATTTTCTATGACATTATCAACAACACATGATCCTAATAATAGAGGAAAACAAACAAAGGATATTATTATGAGAACAGGAGAAATAAAGAAGAACATTTTGTGAGGGCAAGAAAATAATTATCTAATGGTTAGATACACCACTGTTAAATCAAAATACCTTCTCAAGATGATGATATTGTAATTTGAATCATCGAACTAAGCCCGAGATAATAGTAATATATTCGCTAATTCCGATATGTGCATCGAGGAGAAAGGTATGAGGATAACAAAAGCTTAAGAACATTTGGAAAACAATCATGATTGCTTCTTTCTGTGTCTCGGAAGCATTAGATTGTATTATGAGCTCTACATAAATGGAGTTCTAGCTCTGGCTGATGATATGGAATTGGTCAATCAATAGAGACAATGATGAGGAGGGACTCAATTGGACAACCAGAGGTGATG comes from the Musa acuminata AAA Group cultivar baxijiao chromosome BXJ1-10, Cavendish_Baxijiao_AAA, whole genome shotgun sequence genome and includes:
- the LOC135595401 gene encoding myosin-2-like, producing MAPMVVRSSLEIMLDAIRQRDERPKDLPPALPVRPTSRGRLPTSKRSLPVNLKLESSAARSLLTKSMNWEDKKEEQTRRSGINVVLKNEVFGSKIISDVEQLVESAYIKMPNLVSYEERVQVADGTDLPPLVVTNNSIDCGGTIKYAMNEVAGLGDAGNQTLQGILWVQKNYRGVRARSRYQQLKGGATTLQSFVRGERARHNFEFLMKRWRAAVFIQKHVRLWLARTVFKNQQKDIIFLQSVIRGCLARKHFTVLKKVDVSKVIHVKDTNNNESPQIHPSILAEFKSQMSKAEAALREKEEENAILKQQLQAYETRWSEYELKMKSMEETWQKQLTALQMSFTAGRKSIVPEEMTKQPGWPDASQTNHYYEAEDDESVGAQTPEGTLAKLPNASDAMQVRNNDTACNAVIQLIKEFDQQRQVFDTDAGLLIEVKSGAINPYEELRNLKSHFASWKKDYKMRLRDTKTALLKLVNPEKRTYKRWWCTTVAAR